From Chryseotalea sp. WA131a:
GAAAATATATTTGGTTTAGACATTTGTCAGACTAGTATAAAAAGAACAGAAATCCTTCTTACACTATTAGCTATTTCACAAGGTGAAGATGAAAAGGAATTTAAATTTAACTTGTTTTGCGGAAATGCACTTTCATTTAATTGGAAATCTAATTGCAGTGCAATCAATACTAATGAAGGATTTGATTTAATTGTTGGGAATCCTCCTTATGTAAGAGCAAAAAACATTGATTTAGAGACTAAAAATTTACTGATTAATTGGTCGGTAACAAAATCGGGAAACCCCGATTTGTATATACCTTTCTTTGAGATTGGTCTAGAAAATCTTAATAAAAACGGTATTCTTGGCTATATAACTGTAAACTCATTCTTTAAAAGTGTAAACGCTAGAGAATTGAGGAAATACTTGCAGTCTAACAAATATGAGTTAAGTATTATTGATTTTGGTGACGAAAAATTATTTGAAAGTAAATCAGCTTACACTTGCATCTGTTTTTTATCCAAAGAAAAGTCAGAATACTTACTCTTTAAAAAAGAAACAAGTAAAACCCTACAAAAAAACGGATTAGAAAAGTTTAATAAAATTCCTTTTAAAGATTTGGACTTTCAGAGAGGCTGGATAATTAACAATAAACAAATCGTTGAAAATATCAAACGAATTGAGAGTGCTGGGGAAAGTTTAGGAACTAAATACAAGATAAAAAACGGGATTGCCACGCTTAGCAATGATATTTATATTTTTAAACCGATTTCAGAAAATGAAAACTATTATACATTAATTCGGAACGGAAAAAAATTCGAAATTGAGAAAGGTATTTGCAGAGACATAATCAAGCCAAACATTCTCAAATATGAACACGAGATAGAAACCATTAAAGAAAAGCTAATTTATCCATATACAAATGGTATAACGCCTTTGTCTTTGATGAAAGAGGAGCAACTAAAATCAAACTTCCCAAAAGCCTACAAGTATCTTTCCTTTCATAAAGATGATCTTCAAAAAAGAGATAAAGGAAACGGTGATTATGGAGCTTGGTATGCGTTTGGAAGAACTCAGGCTTTAACAGACAAAGGATATAAATTACTCTTTCCTTATATGGCAAAAGACCCTCATTTTGTATTTACTGACCAAAAGGATATGATGATTTATTGTGGTTATGCCATATTTAATGAATCAGT
This genomic window contains:
- a CDS encoding N-6 DNA methylase is translated as MNKDLKNIINQFSDDENTLNKILVSIYINSNSLKVKNNKLIKDLILSKNSPFYHHIVFATYKFSFDELIESFELAIPSQDKVVNGAVYTPNYIKSFIVENSLSKVKKPLAEVKSADISCGCGAFLFTVANKQKNQTQRPFSKIFEENIFGLDICQTSIKRTEILLTLLAISQGEDEKEFKFNLFCGNALSFNWKSNCSAINTNEGFDLIVGNPPYVRAKNIDLETKNLLINWSVTKSGNPDLYIPFFEIGLENLNKNGILGYITVNSFFKSVNARELRKYLQSNKYELSIIDFGDEKLFESKSAYTCICFLSKEKSEYLLFKKETSKTLQKNGLEKFNKIPFKDLDFQRGWIINNKQIVENIKRIESAGESLGTKYKIKNGIATLSNDIYIFKPISENENYYTLIRNGKKFEIEKGICRDIIKPNILKYEHEIETIKEKLIYPYTNGITPLSLMKEEQLKSNFPKAYKYLSFHKDDLQKRDKGNGDYGAWYAFGRTQALTDKGYKLLFPYMAKDPHFVFTDQKDMMIYCGYAIFNESVEELKILKRILESKVFDYYMQNTSKPYSSGYFSYAKNYVKNFGVCELTKNDRYFLSNGATKDEVDKFLIEKYKIQI